In Rhizobium lusitanum, a genomic segment contains:
- a CDS encoding alpha/beta fold hydrolase has protein sequence MADTSRDTTIEEMAARSLAETDGELIVLAHSMGGRVAMEMGRQAPDRIRAMVLANANAEGLGEHELAHREARIAEANKDMIAYARGWVPKVISAASKQKPDLVAAILKMVEDCPPEVQERQNRALITRPDPTMYLREMCFPVLLLSGSEDHLSTRASNEEIARHLKDAEFWVIEDAAHLLPFEQPQELIATILRWFGRKEIKLI, from the coding sequence GTGGCCGACACCAGCCGCGACACGACGATCGAAGAAATGGCGGCGCGGTCTCTGGCTGAGACGGATGGGGAATTGATCGTTCTGGCCCATTCGATGGGCGGGCGCGTGGCTATGGAAATGGGTCGCCAAGCGCCAGATCGTATTCGTGCGATGGTTTTGGCAAATGCCAATGCCGAGGGTCTGGGAGAACATGAGCTCGCACACCGTGAAGCCCGCATCGCAGAAGCGAATAAAGATATGATCGCCTATGCGCGTGGTTGGGTACCGAAAGTCATCTCCGCCGCAAGCAAGCAGAAGCCGGATCTGGTTGCTGCCATTTTGAAAATGGTCGAGGACTGCCCGCCGGAGGTTCAAGAGCGTCAGAACCGCGCTTTGATCACACGGCCCGACCCAACAATGTACTTACGAGAAATGTGTTTTCCGGTACTGCTGCTCAGCGGATCCGAAGATCACTTATCCACACGCGCGTCAAACGAGGAAATCGCCAGACATCTGAAGGATGCCGAGTTTTGGGTTATTGAGGATGCAGCCCACCTATTGCCCTTCGAACAGCCGCAAGAACTGATCGCAACTATTCTCCGCTGGTTCGGGCGTAAGGAAATAAAGCTGATATAG
- a CDS encoding ATP-binding protein, which yields MARNVSGIPRTLRGQITVIILLALVTVIVTGRALENFAKSDYAVPNLERAAEQVRTVALLLANATPAERASIISKAQGAGLDVSLAPISTAAKFTGSSEMQSVAENFADLLFPPDGEPPLGGWRAFFDGRRVIAERVDDQTMLMFFGFPDTILTSSFLSQSTYYFIAVIVLLVFFFIFAIRAVTEPIKKISEAAIESDINSSSQVFEERGTIEIVSLAHALNGMRNRIRLMVDGRTRMLRGISHDVRTPLTRLRLRTERMEGGALREALLVDIDHIDGLLAESLNYLRDEYATEEVERVDVASILQTVCSDFSDVGFEVTYEGPNKFIANCRPLSITRAVTNLCDNAIKFASRASVRLDGNEAGFSIAVADDGPGIPEALREKVFDPFFKGDASRTGQAGFGLGLSIVADIAHLHRGSVTLLPRYPHGLVARVVIPRLTV from the coding sequence ATGGCTAGGAACGTCAGCGGGATACCGAGGACCCTTCGTGGGCAAATCACCGTGATCATTCTTCTCGCTCTGGTCACTGTCATCGTCACAGGCAGGGCATTGGAGAATTTTGCCAAGAGCGACTACGCCGTTCCAAATCTTGAGAGAGCGGCGGAGCAGGTGAGGACAGTTGCATTGCTGCTGGCAAATGCGACCCCAGCGGAACGCGCATCGATTATCTCCAAAGCCCAAGGTGCGGGACTGGATGTCTCGCTTGCGCCTATCTCGACGGCGGCGAAATTCACTGGATCTTCCGAAATGCAAAGCGTTGCGGAAAATTTTGCCGACCTTCTGTTTCCACCGGATGGCGAGCCGCCGCTGGGTGGGTGGCGCGCATTTTTCGACGGTCGGCGCGTAATCGCTGAACGGGTCGATGATCAAACCATGCTGATGTTCTTTGGCTTTCCGGACACGATCCTGACGAGTTCATTTCTCAGTCAGAGCACATATTATTTCATCGCGGTCATTGTTTTGCTCGTCTTCTTTTTCATCTTTGCGATTAGAGCCGTGACGGAGCCCATCAAAAAGATTTCCGAGGCGGCGATAGAATCCGATATCAACAGCAGCTCGCAGGTCTTCGAAGAGCGCGGCACCATCGAGATCGTATCGCTTGCCCATGCTCTCAATGGCATGCGCAATCGCATTCGTCTGATGGTGGACGGCCGGACACGGATGCTCAGGGGCATCAGCCACGATGTTCGAACTCCTTTGACCAGGCTCAGATTGCGGACAGAGCGCATGGAGGGCGGAGCTTTGCGGGAAGCGTTGCTTGTCGACATCGACCATATCGATGGCCTCCTTGCGGAAAGCCTGAACTATCTGCGCGACGAATACGCCACCGAGGAGGTAGAGCGCGTCGATGTCGCAAGCATTCTGCAGACTGTATGCAGCGACTTCTCCGACGTGGGGTTTGAGGTGACCTATGAAGGGCCGAACAAGTTTATCGCGAACTGCCGTCCTCTTTCGATTACCCGCGCGGTGACTAATCTCTGCGACAACGCCATAAAATTCGCTTCAAGAGCCAGCGTTCGGCTGGATGGAAATGAGGCAGGATTTTCAATTGCGGTTGCAGACGATGGGCCGGGAATTCCCGAAGCTTTGAGGGAGAAGGTATTTGATCCCTTTTTCAAGGGGGACGCATCTCGTACCGGGCAGGCCGGCTTTGGACTGGGGCTGTCCATCGTCGCCGATATCGCACACTTGCACCGGGGGAGCGTGACGCTACTACCTCGTTATCCCCACGGCCTCGTCGCCCGGGTCGTTATCCCGCGTCTGACGGTCTGA